One window of Silurus meridionalis isolate SWU-2019-XX chromosome 9, ASM1480568v1, whole genome shotgun sequence genomic DNA carries:
- the wdr47b gene encoding WD repeat-containing protein 47b has translation MTAEETINIKEAEIIKLVLDFLNCRKLHISMLALEKESGVINGLYSDDMLFLRQLILDGQWEEVLQFIQPLESIEKFDKKRLWFIILQQKFLEALCVNNAMTASEDPQNLQLTMQEAVKCLNALEELSPSKEAYSKLCLLLTLPQLTHHAEFKDWNPSTARVRCFEETCSLVGEFIPADRKLSEAGFRAGSDRLFQLLVKGVLYECCIEFCQSKATGENIGEAEVLLGVDMLCGNGCDEPDLSLISWLRNLAPAIFTCAFEQKTLNVHVDQLVKPTRAVDSDLLAPLLAKFSPSPASPLRRPQSAESYVSRSLNPALDGLSYGLAGRERKITEGDGKDGAQMSHSFAHFGSNGSHNKVDKTIFMETPDSSRSRTQEQKTSTSTETPCPAQPPEEQLQEFQRQRLRVQHHLELKQQNIQFYQQMLLEGGVQQDGQASSSNQHNLTQTFLSRSIQKLEELNVGMEDLGENVQALVQQCNSSQLEAQHTRTPENDSRGKNKTDVTSSTPQRGGIRGMPSLDESPVLVSRSVFQDDKPKSPFVAVHILEDTQAVRAVAFHPSGSLYAIGSNSKTLRVCMYPQDLRASAENPPQQPEVCFKRNKHHKGSIYCVAWSPCGQLLATGSNDKYVKVLPFNAETCNATGPDLELSMHDGTIRDVAFMEGPDSGGTVLISAGAGDCNIYTTDCLRGLGLHALSGHTGHILSLYTWCGWMVASGSQDQTVRFWDLRVPSCVKVVRSALNGPGSAVASVAVDPTGRLLAAGLEDNRCLLYDIRGGRMVQAYTPHAGDIRSVRFSPGAHYLLTGSYDSKVMITDLQGDLTKPLPVMVAGEHKDKVIQCRWHTRDISFLSSSADRTITLWAHHP, from the exons ATGACGGCAGAGGAGACAATTAACATCAAAGAAGCGGAGATCATCAAGCTCGTCCTGGATTTCCTGAACTGCCGCAAGCTTCACATCAGCATGCTGGCGCTGGAGAAGGAGAGCGGCGTGATTAACGGGCTCTACTCGGACGATATGCTGTTTCTCAG gCAACTGATATTAGACGGACAATGGGAGGAGGTTCTTCAGTTCATTCAGCCACTGGAGAGTATAGAGAAATTCGACAAAAAGAG GCTTTGGTTCATCATTCTGCAACAGAAGTTCCTGGAAGCACTTTGTGTGAACAATGCCATGACTGCATCTGAAGAtccacaaaat CTTCAGCTGACCATGCAAGAGGCAGTGAAGTGTCTGAACGCTCTGGAGGAGTTAAGCCCATCCAAAGAGGCCTACAGCAAACTGTGCCTGCTTTTAACTCTGCCTCAGCTTACGCACCATGCCGAGTTCAAGGACTGGAACCCGAGCACGGCGCGCGTGCGCTGCTTTGAGGAGACGTGCTCTTTGGTCGGCGAGTTCATTCCGGCAGACCGCAAACTCAGCGAAGCCGGTTTCCGGGCCGGCTCAGACAGGCTCTTCCAGCTGCTGGTTAAAGGTGTGCTGTATGAATGTTGCATTGAGTTCTGCCAGAGCAAGGCGACTGGAGAGAACATCGGTGAGGCAGAGGTTCTTCTAGGCGTCGACATGCTCTGCGGCAATGGCTGTGACGAACCTGACCTGAGCCTGATCTCTTGGCTGCGCAACCTTGCGCCGGCCATTTTCACATGCGCCTTTGAGCAGAAGACGCTCAATGTTCACGTCGATCAGCTGGTAAAGCCAACCCGTGCAGTCGACTCTGATCTTCTTGCACCACTTCTTGCTAAGTTTTCGCCTTCCCCGGCTTCACCATTAAGACGCCCTCAGTCAGCCGAATCGTATGTGTCGCGTTCCCTCAACCCGGCGCTAGACGGTTTGTCATATGGCCTAgcagggagggagagaaaaatCACAGAGGGTGATGGAAAAGATGGCGCACAGATGTCTCACTCTTTTGCTCATTTCGGCTCCAACGGCAGCCACAACAAAGTGGACAAAACCATCTTTATGGAGACACCAGACAG CTCTCGGTCTCGCACGCAAGAACAGAAAACGAGCACTTCCACAGAGACACCCTGTCCTGCTCAACCTCCTGAG GAGCAGCTGCAGGAGTTCCAGCGTCAGCGGCTGCGCGTGCAGCATCACTTGGAGCTGAAGCAGCAAAATATACAGTTCTACCAGCAGATGTTGCTGGAGGGGGGAGTCCAGCAAGACGGTCAGGCCTCGAGTTCCAACCAGCACAACCTCACACAGACCTTCCTCAGCAG GTCCATTCAAAAGCTGGAGGAGCTCAATGTAGGGATGGAAGACCTGGGAGAGAACGTGCAAGCCTTGGTTCAACAGTGTAACAGTTCACAGCTTGAAGCGCAGCATACGCGAACTCCCGAAAACGACAGTAGAGGCAAAAACAAAACCGATGTGACGAGCAGCACTCCTCAGAGAGGAGGTATCCGGGGCATGCCTTCACTAGACGAGTCCCCGGTGCTGGTCAGCCGGAG TGTGTTTCAGGATGATAAACCCAAGTCCCCATTCGTAGCAGTGCACATACTTGAAGACACACAAGCCGTGCGGGCCGTCGCATTTCACCCTTCCGGATCTCTCTACGCCATCGGCTCTAATTCCAAAACCTTGCGCGTGTGCATGTACCCGCAGGACCTCAGAGCCAG TGCGGAAAACCCGCCGCAGCAGCCTGAAGTCTGCTTCAAGCGCAACAAACACCACAAAGGCTCCATCTACTGTGTTGCTTGGAGTCCATGTGGCCAGCTTCTTGCTACCGGCTCCAATGACAAATATGTCAAAGTCCTGCCTTTCAACGCCGAAACCTGCAATGCTACAG GGCCAGACCTGGAGCTCAGCATGCACGATGGGACCATACGTGATGTGGCATTCATGGAGGGTCCAGACAGTGGTGGAACTGTCCTTATTAGTGCTGGAGCAGGAGACTGCAACATCTATACCACCGACTGCCTAAGAGGATTAGGTCTACATGCACTCAGTGGACATACAG GGCACATCCTCTCCCTTTATACATGGTGTGGTTGGATGGTAGCGTCTGGCTCTCAGGATCAGACGGTGCGTTTCTGGGACTTGCGCGTGCCCAGTTGTGTGAAAGTGGTCAGAAGCGCTTTGAATGGACCTG gaaGTGCAGTGGCTTCGGTGGCTGTGGACCCGACCGGGCGGCTCCTGGCTGCAGGTTTGGAGGACAACCGATGCCTGCTGTACGACATCAGAGGGGGACGAATGGTTCAGGCGTACACCCCCCACGCCGGCGACATTCGCTCGGTCCGGTTCTCTCCCGGAGCTCACTACCTGCTCACCGGCTCTTACGACAGCAAAGTCATGATTACCGATCTACAAG GAGACTTAACCAAGCCTCTGCCAGTAATGGTGGCCGGTGAACACAAGGACAAAGTGATCCAATGTCGGTGGCACACGAGAGACATTTCCTTCCTGTCGTCTTCTGCAGACAGGACCATCACGCTCTGGGCACACCACCCATAA